Proteins encoded together in one Desulfonatronovibrio magnus window:
- the hysD gene encoding NiFeSe hydrogenase maturation protease — protein sequence MKTLLVMGIGNILLRDEGVGVYCMQTLQKEEWPENVFFADGGTFTQDLFYLFEKYDHLLVLDAVRGGKEPGSMYRLEEKDLVHNKKQQVSLHDIDLLDSLRMAELLGSKPTLTVMGIEPQEIAWEMGMTPTLEKVFPDFVELTRREIHKILSTF from the coding sequence ATGAAAACATTACTGGTGATGGGCATAGGAAATATTCTGCTCCGGGATGAAGGGGTCGGGGTGTATTGCATGCAGACGCTGCAAAAGGAAGAATGGCCTGAAAATGTTTTTTTTGCCGATGGTGGAACCTTTACCCAGGATCTGTTTTATCTTTTTGAAAAGTATGACCACCTTCTGGTTCTGGATGCAGTGCGGGGAGGCAAGGAGCCTGGATCGATGTACAGGCTGGAGGAAAAGGATCTTGTTCACAACAAAAAGCAACAGGTTTCCCTGCATGATATTGATCTGCTTGATTCATTGAGAATGGCTGAGCTTTTGGGCAGCAAACCCACTTTGACAGTTATGGGGATTGAACCTCAGGAAATTGCCTGGGAGATGGGGATGACGCCGACGCTTGAAAAAGTATTCCCTGACTTTGTGGAGCTGACCAGGCGTGAAATACATAAAATTTTAAGTACATTTTGA